From a single Lolium rigidum isolate FL_2022 chromosome 7, APGP_CSIRO_Lrig_0.1, whole genome shotgun sequence genomic region:
- the LOC124675872 gene encoding cis-zeatin O-glucosyltransferase 1-like, producing the protein MESQVAVVTVPFPAQGHLNQLLHLSLLLAGRGIPVHFAAPEPHLREARARVHGWDAAALLAIRFRALDVPAHASPDPDPSSPFPTHMQPLFEAFCDGGGARASLAALLEELSASHRRVVVLHDRMAAFAAGEAARLPNGEALGVHCLAASYNVGWMDPGHRLLREHGMVFHPADACATKEFVALAKRMGLERRRAPGAGMVVNTCRALEGEFLDVLAAQSASSSDGHKLFAVGPLNPLLNPVLDTPAERHPCLEWLDKQPPSSVLYISFGTTSSLRAEQVRELAAALRDTNQRFVWALRDADRADMREPGGERRLAASAASLLGDAAAQGTGVVVTGWAPQLEILAHGATAAFMSHCGWNSTVEGLSHGKAILAWPMHSDQPWDAELVCKYLRAGILVRPWEERGDVTPAATISEAIERAMRSDEGAAIRERARALGDAVCAAHGDGGSSSRDMDDLVAYMTR; encoded by the coding sequence ATGGAATCCCAGGTCGCCGTCGTGACGGTGCCGTTCCCGGCGCAGGGCCACCTGAACCAGCTCCTTCACCTGTCGCTGCTGCTCGCGGGTCGGGGCATCCCCGTGCACTTCGCCGCGCCGGAGCCGCACCTCCGGGAGGCCCGGGCGCGCGTGCACGGCTGGGACGCGGCGGCGCTCCTCGCCATCCGCTTCCGCGCGCTCGACGTCCCGGCGCACGCCTCCCCGGACCCCGACCCGTCCTCGCCGTTCCCGACGCACATGCAGCCCCTCTTCGAGGCCttctgcgacggcggcggcgcgcgtgccTCGCTCGCGGCGCTCCTGGAGGAGCTCTCGGCGTCCCACCGCCGCGTCGTCGTCCTGCACGACCGCATGGCGGCGTTCGCGGCCGGGGAGGCCGCGCGGCTGCCCAACGGGGAGGCGCTCGGGGTGCACTGCCTCGCCGCGTCCTACAACGTCGGGTGGATGGAccccggccaccgcctcctgcgGGAGCACGGGATGGTGTTCCACCCGGCCGACGCCTGCGCGACGAAGGAGTTCGTGGCGCTCGCCAAGCGGATGGGCCTGGAGCGCCGCCGTGCGCCGGGAGCCGGCATGGTGGTGAACACCTGCCGCGCGCTCGAGGGCGAGTTCCTCGACGTGCTCGCCGCCCagagcgcctcctcctccgacggccATAAGCTGTTCGCCGTCGGGCCTCTGAATCCACTGCTAAACCCGGTCCTCGACACTCCCGCGGAGCGACACCCGTGCCTGGAGTGGCTCGACAAGCAGCCGCCGTCGTCGGTGCTGTACATTTCGTTCGGCACGACGTCGTCTCTCCGGGCAGAGCAGGTCAGGGAGCTGGCGGCCGCGCTGCGGGACACCAACCAGCGGTTCGTCTGGGCGCTGCGCGACGCCGACCGCGCGGACATGCGCGAGCCCGGCGGCGAGCGCCGGCTCGCGGCATCGGCGGCGTCCCTGCTCGGCGACGCGGCAGCGCAAGGGACGGGCGTGGTGGTGACCGGGTGGGCGCCGCAGCTGGAGATCTTGGCGCACGGCGCGACGGCGGCGTTCATGAgccactgcgggtggaactcgaCGGTGGAGGGGCTGAGCCACGGGAAGGCCATCCTGGCGTGGCCGATGCACAGCGACCAGCCGTGGGACGCGGAGCTGGTCTGCAAGTACCTCCGGGCGGGGATCCTCGTGCGGCCGTGGGAGGAGCGAGGGGACGTCACGCCGGCGGCGACGATCAGCGAGGCTATCGAGAGGGCGATGCGATCGGACGAAGGGGCGGCTATCCGGGAGAGGGCAAGGGCGCTTGGGGACGCTGTGTGCGCCGCCCATGGCGACGGCGGGTCGTCGAGCCGGGACATGGACGACCTTGTCGCGTACATGACGAGGTGA